The Streptomyces tendae genome has a window encoding:
- the folP gene encoding dihydropteroate synthase, translating to MSNHSGRRQIAGLPHWDRCAVMGVVNVTPDSFSDGGRWFDTTTAVKHGLDLVAQGADLIDVGGESTRPGATRVDEAEELKRVIPVVRGLAAEGVTVSVDTMRASVAEQSLAAGAALVNDVSGGLADPAMIGVVAAAGAPFVVMHWRGFLEGGNVRGVYDDVVTEVADELRARVETVLEGGVAADRVIVDPGLGFSKDAGHDLALLARLDRLTRLGHPLLVAASRKRFLGRVLAGPEAPPPPARERDAATAAVSALSAQAGAWAVRVHEVRASADAVRVVRAIDQARADGPTPPPSGAEGAW from the coding sequence ATGAGCAATCACAGCGGACGCCGTCAGATCGCGGGCCTCCCCCACTGGGACCGGTGCGCGGTCATGGGAGTCGTGAACGTCACCCCCGACTCCTTCTCCGACGGCGGCCGCTGGTTCGACACGACGACCGCCGTCAAGCACGGCCTCGACCTGGTCGCCCAGGGCGCCGACCTGATCGACGTGGGCGGCGAGTCCACCCGCCCCGGCGCCACCCGCGTCGACGAGGCCGAGGAGCTCAAGCGCGTCATCCCGGTCGTCCGCGGCCTCGCCGCCGAAGGCGTCACCGTCTCCGTCGACACCATGCGCGCCTCCGTCGCCGAGCAGTCGCTCGCGGCCGGCGCCGCCCTGGTCAACGACGTCAGCGGCGGCCTCGCCGACCCCGCCATGATCGGCGTCGTGGCCGCCGCCGGCGCGCCGTTCGTCGTCATGCACTGGCGCGGCTTCCTGGAGGGCGGCAACGTCCGGGGCGTGTACGACGACGTGGTCACCGAGGTCGCCGACGAACTGCGCGCGCGCGTGGAGACCGTGCTGGAGGGCGGTGTCGCCGCCGACCGCGTGATCGTCGACCCCGGCCTCGGCTTCTCCAAGGACGCCGGACACGACCTCGCGCTGCTCGCCCGACTCGACCGCCTGACACGCCTCGGCCACCCCCTGCTCGTCGCCGCGTCCCGCAAGCGGTTCCTCGGCCGGGTACTGGCCGGCCCCGAAGCCCCGCCCCCGCCGGCCCGGGAGCGCGACGCGGCCACCGCCGCCGTCTCCGCCCTCTCCGCGCAGGCCGGCGCCTGGGCGGTGCGCGTGCACGAGGTCCGCGCCAGCGCGGACGCCGTACGGGTCGTCCGCGCGATAGACCAGGCGCGCGCCGACGGCCCCACACCTCCCCCATCTGGCGCGGAAGGAGCCTGGTGA
- a CDS encoding AAA family ATPase, with the protein MLLWINGPFGGGKTQTAHEIRRRLPGSVVCGPEQPGLGLHRMLPPELRGDFRELKAWRQGVVEVLDLTLTRREGVVIAPMTVTDPGHFAETVGRLRELGHDVRHFTLLAERETVLRRLRERGLGHLLGGARSLRRESWAVERLDHCLERLAEPEFAEHLWTDHTTVPRTADRIAVLAGLTLRPNHEGRLRTRLRQAGVGVRHIRPG; encoded by the coding sequence ATGCTCCTGTGGATCAACGGCCCCTTCGGGGGCGGCAAGACGCAGACCGCACACGAGATACGGCGCCGCCTGCCCGGCAGCGTCGTCTGCGGCCCGGAGCAGCCCGGCCTCGGCCTGCACCGCATGCTGCCGCCCGAACTGCGCGGCGACTTCCGGGAATTGAAGGCCTGGCGGCAAGGGGTCGTCGAGGTCCTCGACCTCACCCTCACCCGGCGCGAGGGCGTGGTGATCGCGCCCATGACCGTCACCGATCCCGGCCACTTCGCCGAGACCGTGGGCCGACTGCGCGAACTGGGCCACGACGTGCGGCACTTCACGCTCCTCGCCGAGCGGGAGACGGTGCTGCGGCGGCTGCGGGAGCGGGGGCTCGGGCACCTGCTGGGCGGCGCCCGGAGCCTGCGCCGGGAGAGCTGGGCGGTCGAGCGGCTCGACCACTGTCTGGAGCGGCTCGCCGAGCCGGAGTTCGCCGAGCACCTGTGGACCGACCACACCACGGTGCCGAGGACGGCGGACCGCATCGCCGTCCTCGCCGGCCTCACCCTGCGCCCCAACCACGAGGGCCGGCTGCGCACCCGTCTCCGTCAGGCGGGCGTGGGCGTCCGGCACATCCGCCCGGGCTGA
- the folK gene encoding 2-amino-4-hydroxy-6-hydroxymethyldihydropteridine diphosphokinase yields the protein MTRPSTTGHTDPTVQPVPASVVEQVDAADTTLQNPKRAVVSLGANLGNRLETLQGAVDALEDTPGIRVKAVSPVYETEPWGVDPGSQPSYFNAVAVLRTTLPPSSLLERAHAVEEAFHRVRDERWGPRTLDVDIVAYADLHSDDPQLTLPHPRAHERAFVLAPWHDIDPAAELPGRGPVADLLDAVTREGVTPRADLELRLPE from the coding sequence ATGACCAGGCCGTCCACCACGGGCCACACCGACCCGACCGTCCAGCCCGTCCCCGCCTCCGTGGTCGAGCAGGTGGACGCGGCCGACACCACCCTGCAGAACCCCAAACGGGCCGTGGTCTCCCTCGGCGCCAACCTGGGCAACCGCCTGGAAACCCTGCAGGGGGCCGTGGACGCCCTGGAGGACACCCCGGGCATCCGGGTCAAGGCCGTCTCCCCCGTGTACGAGACGGAGCCCTGGGGCGTCGATCCCGGCAGCCAGCCGTCCTACTTCAACGCGGTCGCCGTCCTGCGGACGACCCTGCCGCCGTCCTCCCTCCTGGAGCGCGCGCACGCCGTCGAGGAGGCCTTCCACCGCGTACGGGACGAGCGCTGGGGCCCGCGCACCCTGGACGTGGACATCGTCGCCTACGCCGACCTCCACTCGGACGACCCACAGCTCACCCTCCCGCACCCGCGCGCCCACGAGCGGGCCTTCGTGCTGGCCCCCTGGCACGACATCGACCCCGCGGCGGAGCTCCCGGGCCGCGGCCCCGTGGCCGACCTGCTGGACGCCGTCACCCGCGAAGGTGTCACGCCCCGCGCCGACCTGGAACTCCGGCTGCCCGAGTAG
- a CDS encoding NADH-quinone oxidoreductase subunit D yields the protein MTPTTETMVGIGGAAESTDMVLNIGPQHPSTHGVLRLRLVLDGERIVRAEPVIGYMHRGAEKLFEARDYRQIIMLANRHDWLSAFSNELGVVLAVERMLGMEVPERAVWLRTLLAELNRVLNHLMFLGSYPLELGGITPIFYAFTEREELQHVMEEVSGGRMHYMFNRVGGLKEDLPAGWTSRARGAVAGVRSRMDRFDGLVLGNEIFRGRTRGVGVLSAGAVHAYGVSGPIGRASGVDFDLRRDEPYLAYGELGDVLKVVTREEGDCLARFECLLEQTHNALDLADACLDRLAELPPGPVNQRLPKVLKAPEGHTYAWTENPLGINGYYLVSKGEKTPYRLKLRSASYNNIQALTELLPGTLVADMVAILGSLFFVVGDIDK from the coding sequence ATGACTCCTACGACGGAGACCATGGTCGGAATCGGCGGTGCGGCGGAGAGCACCGACATGGTGCTCAACATCGGCCCGCAGCACCCGTCGACGCACGGCGTGCTGCGGCTGAGGCTCGTCCTGGACGGCGAGCGGATCGTCCGCGCGGAGCCCGTGATCGGCTACATGCACCGGGGCGCGGAGAAGCTGTTCGAGGCCCGCGACTACCGCCAGATCATCATGCTGGCCAACCGGCACGACTGGCTGTCGGCGTTCTCCAACGAGCTGGGCGTGGTCCTCGCCGTGGAACGGATGCTCGGCATGGAGGTCCCCGAGCGCGCGGTGTGGCTGCGCACGCTGCTCGCCGAGCTGAACCGGGTGCTCAACCACCTGATGTTCCTCGGCTCCTATCCGCTGGAGCTCGGCGGCATCACCCCGATCTTCTACGCCTTCACCGAACGCGAGGAGCTCCAGCACGTCATGGAGGAGGTCTCCGGCGGGCGCATGCACTACATGTTCAACCGTGTGGGCGGCCTCAAGGAGGACCTCCCGGCGGGCTGGACGTCCCGCGCGCGCGGCGCCGTCGCCGGCGTGCGCTCCCGCATGGACCGCTTCGACGGCCTGGTGCTCGGCAACGAGATCTTCCGGGGCCGCACCCGGGGCGTCGGCGTGCTGTCCGCCGGGGCCGTGCACGCGTACGGGGTGAGCGGGCCGATCGGGCGCGCCTCGGGCGTCGACTTCGACCTGCGCCGGGACGAGCCGTACCTGGCCTACGGCGAGCTGGGTGACGTCCTGAAGGTGGTCACCCGCGAGGAGGGCGACTGCCTCGCCCGGTTCGAGTGCCTGCTGGAGCAGACGCACAACGCCCTGGACCTTGCCGACGCCTGCCTCGACCGGCTGGCGGAGCTGCCGCCCGGCCCGGTCAACCAGCGGCTCCCGAAGGTCCTCAAGGCGCCGGAGGGCCACACGTACGCGTGGACCGAGAACCCGCTCGGCATCAACGGCTACTACCTGGTCAGCAAGGGCGAGAAGACGCCGTACCGGCTGAAGCTGCGCTCGGCGTCGTACAACAACATCCAGGCGCTCACCGAGCTGCTGCCGGGCACGCTGGTCGCGGACATGGTGGCGATCCTGGGGTCGCTGTTCTTCGTCGTCGGCGACATCGACAAGTAG
- a CDS encoding nuclear transport factor 2 family protein, protein MTAPHTDVEQVEAANTAFYEALERGDFEEVASAWLTPADLGVDETYHDPADSGVVSCVHPGWPVLTGRGEVLRSYALIMANTDYIQFFLTDVHVSVTGDTAVVTCTENILSGGPAPEAGEELGPLVGQLVVATNVYRRTPAGWKLWSHHASPVLAEEDDDEDDEAPA, encoded by the coding sequence GTGACCGCTCCCCACACCGACGTCGAGCAGGTCGAGGCCGCCAACACCGCCTTTTACGAGGCGCTGGAGCGGGGCGACTTCGAGGAGGTCGCGTCCGCCTGGCTCACCCCCGCCGACCTCGGGGTCGACGAGACGTACCACGACCCCGCCGACAGCGGCGTGGTCTCCTGCGTGCACCCCGGCTGGCCCGTGCTCACCGGGCGCGGCGAGGTCCTCAGGTCGTACGCCCTGATCATGGCGAACACCGACTACATCCAGTTCTTCCTCACCGACGTGCACGTCTCCGTCACCGGCGACACCGCCGTGGTGACCTGCACGGAGAACATCCTCAGCGGCGGGCCTGCCCCGGAGGCCGGCGAGGAACTGGGCCCCCTGGTCGGCCAGCTCGTCGTCGCCACGAACGTCTACCGCCGCACCCCGGCCGGCTGGAAGCTCTGGTCGCACCACGCCTCACCCGTCCTCGCCGAGGAGGACGACGACGAGGACGACGAGGCACCGGCCTGA
- a CDS encoding sensor histidine kinase, whose protein sequence is MQRLYDFLRRHPTWVDGFWAVILFGISVVGGAATGASRGTDRAALVVPVVLLLSLVVALRRRMPERMLVLAVAVGLGQLAADVAPLPADFALLVIVYTVAATGARWASRLALTAGLCAAPFATLRWPSEDTGTAGNIAITVFQAVPFALAWVLGDSIRTRRAYFAQLEERAARLEKEREAQSKVAVAAERARIARELHDVVAHNVSVMVVQADGAAYVLDAAPDQAKNALETISSTGRQALAEMRRLLGVLRTGEHQEAGEYVPQPGVQQIEDLVEQCRESGLPVDFKIEGTSRELPSGVELTAYRIVQEALTNTRKHGGPNAGASVRLVYFDDGLGLLVEDDGKGAPHELYEEGGLDGQGHGLIGMRERVGMVGGTLDAGPRPGGGFRISVLLPLKPAH, encoded by the coding sequence GTGCAGCGCCTCTATGACTTCCTCCGCAGGCACCCGACGTGGGTCGACGGCTTCTGGGCCGTGATCCTCTTCGGGATTTCGGTGGTCGGCGGAGCGGCCACGGGGGCGTCCAGGGGCACCGACCGGGCGGCTCTCGTCGTCCCGGTCGTCCTGTTGCTGTCCCTGGTGGTGGCGCTGCGCCGGCGGATGCCGGAGCGGATGCTGGTCCTCGCCGTGGCGGTCGGCCTCGGACAGCTCGCCGCCGACGTGGCACCCCTCCCCGCCGACTTCGCCCTCCTGGTGATCGTCTACACCGTCGCGGCGACCGGTGCCCGCTGGGCCTCCCGCCTCGCGCTGACCGCGGGCCTGTGCGCGGCCCCGTTCGCGACGCTGCGCTGGCCCAGCGAGGACACGGGGACGGCCGGCAACATCGCCATCACGGTCTTCCAGGCCGTGCCGTTCGCCCTCGCGTGGGTGCTGGGCGACTCCATCCGCACCCGCCGCGCGTACTTCGCTCAGCTGGAGGAGCGCGCCGCCCGGCTGGAGAAGGAGCGCGAGGCGCAGTCCAAGGTCGCGGTCGCCGCCGAACGCGCCCGGATAGCCCGCGAGCTCCACGACGTGGTCGCGCACAACGTGTCGGTGATGGTGGTGCAGGCCGACGGCGCCGCCTACGTCCTCGACGCGGCGCCCGACCAGGCCAAGAACGCCCTGGAGACCATCTCCAGCACAGGCCGGCAGGCCCTCGCCGAGATGCGGCGCCTGCTCGGCGTGCTGCGCACCGGCGAGCACCAGGAGGCGGGGGAGTACGTCCCGCAGCCGGGGGTGCAGCAGATCGAGGATCTCGTCGAGCAGTGCCGGGAGTCCGGGCTGCCCGTGGACTTCAAGATCGAGGGCACCTCGCGCGAGCTGCCCAGCGGGGTCGAGCTGACCGCGTACCGCATCGTCCAGGAGGCCCTGACCAACACCCGCAAGCACGGCGGGCCCAACGCGGGCGCGAGCGTGCGGCTGGTGTACTTCGACGACGGGCTCGGCCTGCTCGTGGAGGACGACGGCAAGGGCGCCCCGCACGAGCTGTACGAGGAGGGCGGGCTCGACGGCCAGGGACACGGACTGATCGGCATGCGCGAGCGGGTCGGCATGGTCGGCGGAACGCTGGACGCCGGACCGCGGCCGGGCGGAGGATTCCGCATCAGTGTGCTGCTGCCGCTCAAACCCGCGCATTGA
- a CDS encoding response regulator transcription factor, protein MTIRVMLVDDQVLLRTGFRMVLAAQPDMEVVAEAGNGVEALEVLRSTAVDVVLMDVRMPKLDGVEATRRICADTDPPKVLILTTFDLDEYAFSGLKAGASGFMLKDVPPGELLSAIRAVHSGDAVVAPSTTRRLLDRFAPMLPSTGKQPEHKELERLTEREREVMVLVAQGLSNGEIAARLVLSEATVKTHVGRILTKLGLRDRVQVVVLAYETGLVRAGGHG, encoded by the coding sequence ATGACGATCCGCGTGATGCTCGTCGACGACCAGGTGCTGCTGCGCACCGGGTTCCGGATGGTGCTGGCCGCCCAGCCGGACATGGAGGTCGTGGCGGAGGCGGGCAACGGCGTGGAGGCCCTGGAGGTGCTGCGGTCCACGGCCGTCGACGTGGTGCTGATGGACGTCCGCATGCCCAAGCTCGACGGGGTGGAGGCCACCCGCAGGATCTGCGCGGACACCGACCCGCCGAAGGTGCTCATCCTGACCACCTTCGACCTCGACGAGTACGCCTTCTCCGGGCTGAAGGCGGGCGCGTCCGGCTTCATGCTCAAGGACGTGCCGCCCGGTGAACTGCTGAGCGCGATCCGCGCGGTGCACAGCGGTGACGCGGTGGTCGCCCCGTCCACCACCCGCCGGCTCCTCGACCGGTTCGCTCCGATGCTGCCCAGCACCGGCAAGCAGCCCGAGCACAAGGAGCTGGAGCGGCTCACCGAGCGCGAGCGCGAGGTCATGGTGCTGGTCGCCCAGGGCCTGTCCAACGGGGAGATCGCGGCCCGGCTGGTGCTGTCCGAGGCGACCGTGAAGACGCACGTGGGCCGCATCCTCACCAAGCTGGGGCTGCGGGACCGGGTGCAGGTGGTCGTCCTCGCCTACGAGACGGGTCTGGTGCGGGCCGGCGGACACGGCTGA
- a CDS encoding PH domain-containing protein, with the protein MTTSGVQEDVRDRPPVTERRLHPVTPLRRAWAPVAVLMGWAVHDLDGAQRQLTRLTTTTLLIGLGVLIPAAALYGFLSWWFTHFAVTDSELRVRTGLLFRRTAHIRLERIQAIDVTQPLLARVAGVAKLKLDVIGTDKKDELAFLGAGEARALRAELLARAAGFAPETAHEVGEAPSRQMLRVPPGVLAVSLLLTGATWVWLLVAAVALPLLWTATHSLWTVLAAGVPMLGAAGASSVGRFVAEYDWTLGESPDGLRIDHGLLDRAHETVPPGRVQTVRLVEPLLWRRRGWVRVELDVAGSSNSLLLPVAPREIAESVVARVLPGVTVPPPEALVRPPRRAHWCVPVWWRGYGLAVTDAVFAARHGLLRRSLSLVPHAKVQSVRLVQGPWQRARGVADVHVDTGANGTVAARLRPADEAAVLLRAQAERSRTGRRDALPDRWMA; encoded by the coding sequence GTGACGACGTCCGGCGTCCAGGAGGACGTACGCGACCGGCCGCCCGTGACCGAGAGGCGGCTCCACCCGGTCACGCCGCTGCGGCGGGCCTGGGCGCCCGTGGCCGTCCTGATGGGGTGGGCGGTGCACGACCTCGACGGGGCGCAGCGCCAGCTCACCCGGCTGACCACCACCACGCTGCTGATCGGGCTCGGCGTGCTCATCCCGGCCGCCGCCCTCTACGGCTTCCTCAGCTGGTGGTTCACCCACTTCGCGGTGACCGACAGCGAACTGCGGGTGCGCACCGGGCTGCTGTTCCGGCGCACCGCGCACATCCGGCTGGAGCGGATCCAGGCCATCGACGTCACCCAGCCGCTGCTGGCGCGGGTCGCGGGCGTGGCGAAGCTGAAACTCGACGTCATAGGCACCGACAAGAAGGACGAGCTCGCCTTCCTCGGGGCCGGCGAGGCGCGGGCGCTGCGCGCGGAACTGCTGGCGCGGGCCGCCGGGTTCGCCCCGGAGACCGCGCACGAAGTGGGCGAGGCGCCCTCCCGGCAGATGCTGCGGGTGCCGCCGGGCGTACTCGCCGTCTCGCTGCTGCTGACCGGCGCCACCTGGGTCTGGCTGCTGGTCGCCGCGGTGGCGCTGCCGCTGCTGTGGACGGCCACCCACAGCCTGTGGACGGTGCTCGCGGCGGGCGTGCCGATGCTCGGCGCGGCGGGCGCGAGCAGCGTGGGACGTTTCGTCGCCGAGTACGACTGGACGCTGGGCGAGTCGCCCGACGGCCTCCGGATCGACCACGGGCTGCTGGACCGGGCGCACGAGACGGTCCCGCCGGGCCGCGTGCAGACCGTACGGCTGGTCGAGCCGCTGCTGTGGCGCAGGCGCGGCTGGGTGCGCGTGGAACTCGACGTGGCCGGTTCGTCCAACTCCCTGCTGCTGCCGGTGGCGCCGCGCGAGATCGCCGAGTCGGTCGTCGCCCGCGTCCTGCCCGGGGTGACCGTGCCGCCGCCCGAGGCACTCGTCCGCCCGCCGCGACGCGCGCACTGGTGCGTGCCGGTGTGGTGGCGGGGCTACGGACTCGCCGTCACCGACGCGGTGTTCGCCGCCCGGCACGGGCTGCTGCGGCGCAGCCTGTCGCTGGTGCCGCACGCGAAGGTGCAGAGCGTCCGGCTGGTCCAGGGGCCGTGGCAGCGGGCCCGCGGGGTCGCCGACGTGCATGTGGACACCGGCGCCAACGGCACCGTCGCGGCGCGCCTGCGCCCCGCCGACGAGGCCGCCGTGCTGCTGCGCGCCCAGGCGGAACGATCCCGCACGGGCCGCAGGGACGCCCTTCCGGACCGCTGGATGGCCTGA
- the folB gene encoding dihydroneopterin aldolase: protein MDRVALRGLKARGHHGVFPKEREEGQTFLVDLVLGLDTRPAAADDDLTKTVHYGIVAEEVVAVVEGEPLNLIETLAERIAQVCLKHDAVREVEVCVHKPDAPITVPFDDVTVTITRSRV from the coding sequence GTGGATCGTGTCGCGCTGCGCGGCCTGAAGGCCCGCGGGCACCACGGTGTGTTCCCGAAGGAGCGCGAGGAGGGCCAGACCTTCCTCGTGGACCTGGTCCTCGGCCTGGACACCCGCCCGGCCGCCGCCGACGACGACCTGACGAAGACCGTGCACTACGGCATCGTCGCGGAGGAGGTGGTGGCCGTCGTAGAGGGCGAGCCCCTCAACCTCATCGAGACCCTCGCCGAGCGCATCGCCCAGGTCTGCCTGAAGCACGACGCCGTGCGGGAGGTCGAGGTATGCGTCCACAAGCCGGACGCGCCGATCACCGTGCCCTTCGACGACGTGACCGTCACCATCACCCGGAGCCGCGTATGA
- a CDS encoding PH domain-containing protein: METGSPHDTGTADVPEAAAPDTAHPPAAPDAGAAEAAAEPVWRALPPRLLTMRRLLLVVWLGLLTLATALVPGLLAGPGWSAFAVLPLAVLGWGWVMLERNWRSWRYAERADDLLISRGVLWQEETVVPYGRMQLVEVTSGPVERYFGLASVQLHTAAAATDATIPGLDPAEAERLRDRLTELGEARSAGL, translated from the coding sequence ATGGAGACGGGGAGCCCGCACGACACGGGGACAGCGGACGTGCCGGAGGCGGCGGCGCCGGACACGGCACACCCGCCCGCCGCACCGGATGCCGGTGCGGCGGAAGCGGCGGCGGAGCCGGTGTGGCGGGCGCTGCCGCCCCGGCTGCTGACGATGCGGCGGCTGCTGCTGGTGGTGTGGCTGGGACTGCTGACGCTCGCCACCGCGCTGGTGCCGGGCCTGCTGGCCGGGCCCGGCTGGTCCGCCTTCGCGGTGCTGCCGCTGGCCGTGCTCGGCTGGGGCTGGGTGATGCTGGAGCGCAACTGGCGCTCCTGGCGGTACGCCGAGCGCGCCGACGACCTCCTGATCAGCCGCGGTGTCCTCTGGCAGGAGGAGACGGTCGTGCCGTACGGGCGGATGCAGCTGGTAGAGGTCACCTCCGGACCCGTCGAGCGGTACTTCGGGCTGGCCAGCGTGCAGCTGCACACGGCCGCCGCGGCCACCGACGCCACCATCCCCGGCCTCGACCCGGCCGAGGCGGAACGGCTGCGCGACCGGCTCACCGAGCTGGGCGAGGCCCGGTCGGCGGGGCTGTGA
- a CDS encoding DUF3180 domain-containing protein yields the protein MKELRIRVLAGVFVVAGVLSWAGARLWNSFGTLPSVPVAAPIVLALIAVVLAATALSLRARLKAQRERRPDAKGVDPLMAARAVVFGQASALVAALVAGLYGGTFVVLLGSLDIPARRDQAIYAGFSVVAGIGVIAAAIFLERVCKLPEDEDDDNHPGTAPAS from the coding sequence GTGAAAGAGCTGCGCATCAGGGTGCTGGCCGGCGTCTTCGTCGTCGCCGGAGTCCTGTCCTGGGCCGGGGCCCGCCTGTGGAACTCCTTCGGGACCCTCCCCAGCGTGCCCGTCGCCGCGCCCATCGTGCTCGCCCTGATCGCCGTGGTCCTCGCGGCCACCGCGCTCTCGCTGCGGGCCCGCCTCAAGGCGCAGCGCGAGCGCCGGCCCGACGCCAAGGGCGTCGACCCCCTGATGGCGGCCCGCGCGGTGGTCTTCGGGCAGGCCAGTGCCCTGGTGGCCGCCCTGGTCGCGGGCCTGTACGGCGGCACCTTCGTGGTCCTGCTGGGCTCCCTGGACATCCCCGCCCGCCGCGACCAGGCCATCTACGCCGGCTTCTCGGTCGTCGCGGGCATCGGCGTGATAGCGGCGGCGATCTTCCTGGAGCGGGTCTGCAAGCTCCCGGAGGACGAGGACGACGACAACCACCCGGGCACGGCCCCGGCGAGCTAG
- a CDS encoding SAM-dependent methyltransferase, protein MTAGTARGGFRGWREAAEEALYGPDGFYRRPGGAGPAGHFRTSVHASPQFAGAVARLLCRVDEALGRPTALDFVDMAAGRGELVTGVLGALPADVADRVRPYAVELAGRPEGLDGRIEWRTAPPERVTGLLFANEWLDNVPVDVAEVDASGAARRVLVRADGTERLGEPLTGPEAAWLARWWPLPAEEGLRAEIGLPRDRAWAAAVGTLARGLAVAVDYAHTAGARPPFGTLTAFREGRETAPVPDGSRDLTAHVALDACAAAPALPGARLLTQRDALRTLGVTGGRPPLSLASTDPAGYVRALAAAGEAAELTAPGGLGDFGWLAQPVRTGDVLTG, encoded by the coding sequence GTGACGGCAGGGACGGCACGGGGCGGCTTCCGCGGCTGGCGGGAGGCGGCCGAGGAGGCCCTGTACGGGCCGGACGGCTTCTACCGCCGCCCCGGCGGAGCGGGTCCGGCCGGACACTTCCGCACCTCCGTGCACGCGTCGCCGCAGTTCGCCGGGGCCGTGGCACGGCTGCTGTGCCGGGTCGACGAGGCGCTGGGACGGCCGACGGCGCTCGACTTCGTGGACATGGCGGCGGGCCGGGGTGAACTCGTCACCGGCGTCCTGGGCGCCCTGCCCGCCGATGTGGCGGACCGGGTGCGCCCGTACGCCGTCGAGCTGGCCGGGCGTCCGGAAGGGCTCGACGGGCGGATCGAGTGGCGGACCGCGCCGCCGGAGCGGGTCACGGGCCTGCTGTTCGCCAACGAGTGGCTGGACAACGTGCCCGTGGACGTCGCCGAGGTGGACGCCTCCGGCGCAGCCCGGCGGGTGCTGGTGCGGGCGGACGGCACCGAGCGGCTCGGGGAACCCCTCACCGGGCCGGAGGCCGCGTGGCTGGCCCGGTGGTGGCCGCTGCCCGCCGAGGAGGGACTGCGCGCGGAGATCGGACTGCCCCGGGACCGGGCCTGGGCGGCGGCCGTCGGCACCCTGGCGCGCGGGCTGGCCGTCGCCGTGGACTACGCGCACACGGCCGGCGCGCGGCCCCCGTTCGGCACGCTGACCGCGTTCCGGGAGGGACGGGAGACGGCACCGGTGCCGGACGGCTCCCGCGACCTCACGGCACACGTCGCGCTGGACGCGTGCGCCGCCGCCCCCGCCCTGCCGGGCGCGCGCCTGCTGACGCAGCGGGACGCCCTGCGCACGCTCGGCGTGACGGGCGGGCGCCCCCCGCTGTCCCTGGCGAGCACCGACCCGGCCGGTTACGTCCGTGCCCTCGCCGCCGCCGGGGAGGCCGCCGAACTCACCGCGCCGGGCGGCCTCGGGGACTTCGGCTGGCTGGCGCAGCCGGTGCGGACCGGGGACGTCCTCACCGGGTGA
- the folE gene encoding GTP cyclohydrolase I FolE codes for MTDPVTLDGIAPVGEFDEKRAQNAVRELLIAVGEDPDREGLQETPARVARAYREIFAGLWQKPEDVLTTTFDIGHDEMVLVKDIEVYSTCEHHLVPFRGVAHVGYIPSTSGKITGLSKLARLVDVYARRPQVQERLTTQIADSLMEILEPRGVIVVVECEHMCMSMRGIRKPGAKTLTSAVRGQLRDAATRNEAMSLIMAR; via the coding sequence ATGACCGACCCCGTGACGCTGGACGGCATAGCCCCCGTCGGCGAGTTCGACGAGAAGCGGGCGCAGAACGCCGTGCGCGAGCTGCTCATCGCGGTGGGCGAGGACCCGGACCGTGAGGGCCTGCAGGAGACGCCGGCGCGGGTGGCGCGGGCGTACCGGGAGATCTTCGCGGGGCTGTGGCAGAAGCCCGAGGACGTCCTGACGACGACGTTCGACATCGGCCACGACGAGATGGTGCTGGTCAAGGACATCGAGGTGTACTCGACATGTGAGCATCATCTGGTGCCGTTCCGGGGCGTGGCGCACGTCGGGTACATCCCGTCCACCAGCGGCAAGATCACCGGGCTGTCCAAGCTGGCCCGGCTGGTCGACGTCTACGCCCGCCGCCCGCAGGTGCAGGAACGACTCACCACGCAGATCGCCGACTCGCTGATGGAGATCCTGGAGCCGCGCGGGGTGATCGTGGTCGTGGAGTGCGAGCACATGTGCATGTCGATGCGGGGCATCCGCAAACCCGGCGCCAAGACGCTCACCTCGGCCGTGCGCGGCCAGCTGCGGGACGCGGCGACCCGCAACGAGGCGATGAGCCTGATCATGGCGCGCTGA